One genomic window of Acidobacteriota bacterium includes the following:
- a CDS encoding tail fiber protein — protein sequence MADPFVAEIRIFPFNFAPKGWAWCDGQLMPLSQNTALFSLLGTTYGGDGKSNFALPDLQGRAPMHPGQGPGLSLHDLGETGGSPTVTLLESEIPAHSHTLQASTEDGVQGSLTLNVALAKSVGGTLYQTTTNANLVSMNPVALTPAGGDQPHDNMMPYLTFYFCIALQGVFPPRG from the coding sequence ATGGCAGATCCTTTTGTCGCTGAAATCAGAATCTTTCCTTTTAACTTCGCCCCGAAAGGCTGGGCATGGTGTGACGGTCAATTGATGCCGCTTTCGCAAAACACCGCCCTATTTTCCCTGCTAGGCACGACCTACGGGGGCGACGGCAAGTCGAACTTCGCGCTGCCCGATTTGCAGGGTCGCGCGCCTATGCATCCGGGTCAGGGGCCTGGGCTGTCGCTGCACGACCTCGGTGAAACGGGGGGGTCGCCGACCGTCACCCTGCTCGAATCCGAGATACCTGCTCACAGTCACACGCTGCAGGCATCAACGGAAGATGGTGTACAGGGTTCGTTGACTCTTAATGTGGCGTTGGCAAAGTCCGTAGGCGGGACATTGTACCAAACCACTACCAATGCCAATCTTGTTAGCATGAACCCCGTCGCGCTGACTCCGGCCGGCGGCGATCAGCCGCACGACAATATGATGCCGTATCTCACGTTTTACTTCTGCATCGCGTTGCAAGGCGTTTTCCCGCCACGAGGATGA
- a CDS encoding tail fiber protein, whose translation MAQPYVGEIRMFAGNFAPAGWMFCEGQLLPISENETLFQLIGTTYGGDGQSTFALPDLRGRLPLHQGNGFILAETGGAEEVTLTVNQIPSHSHPLLGSATNGAQAAPAGNLLGNSTVITPYAPETALSPMAASAISPVGGSQPHTNFQPYLCVDFIISLFGIFPSPT comes from the coding sequence ATGGCACAACCGTATGTTGGAGAAATCCGAATGTTCGCGGGCAACTTCGCCCCCGCAGGCTGGATGTTTTGCGAAGGGCAGTTGCTTCCTATCTCCGAGAATGAGACGCTGTTTCAACTGATCGGCACGACCTACGGGGGCGATGGACAGAGCACGTTTGCGTTGCCGGACCTGCGCGGTCGTTTGCCGTTGCATCAAGGTAACGGCTTCATCCTGGCTGAGACCGGCGGGGCCGAGGAGGTTACCCTTACGGTCAATCAAATACCTTCGCACAGCCATCCATTGCTGGGTTCCGCGACCAACGGGGCACAGGCTGCCCCGGCAGGCAACCTTCTGGGCAACTCGACAGTGATAACACCTTACGCGCCGGAGACGGCCCTTTCGCCCATGGCGGCATCAGCCATATCGCCGGTGGGAGGAAGCCAGCCTCATACCAATTTTCAGCCGTACTTGTGCGTTGACTTCATCATTTCGCTCTTCGGGATTTTCCCAAGCCCAACTTGA
- a CDS encoding tail fiber protein produces the protein MAEPFLSEIRIMSFVFAPKGWALCNGQLLPINQNQALFSLLGTTFGGDGRVNFALPDLRGRVPVHVGDGNTLGGRGGEQAVTLSIAQLPQHTHVLNGSSSVGNSVAPRSAAAGNILAQEPGNAYTNSTSNLTPLYPTSVTNVGGSQAHLNMQPYLTLSFCIALQGIFPSPN, from the coding sequence ATGGCTGAACCGTTTCTGTCTGAAATCAGAATCATGAGCTTTGTATTTGCGCCAAAAGGCTGGGCGCTTTGCAATGGGCAACTTCTGCCCATCAATCAGAATCAGGCGCTGTTTTCGCTGTTGGGGACGACCTTCGGCGGCGACGGGCGAGTGAATTTCGCGCTACCCGACCTCCGAGGTCGCGTACCGGTTCACGTGGGCGACGGCAACACGCTTGGTGGGCGCGGTGGCGAACAAGCGGTCACGCTTTCAATCGCTCAGTTACCACAACACACGCATGTACTGAATGGGTCGAGTTCTGTAGGGAATTCAGTTGCTCCAAGATCCGCGGCGGCAGGCAATATCCTGGCCCAGGAGCCAGGCAACGCATATACGAATTCCACAAGCAACCTAACGCCCCTGTACCCGACTTCTGTAACTAATGTCGGTGGCAGCCAGGCGCACCTTAACATGCAGCCCTACTTGACGCTAAGCTTCTGCATCGCGTTGCAAGGCATCTTCCCGTCACCTAACTAA
- a CDS encoding GNAT family N-acetyltransferase, with translation MEIGSKQISLDQLRVATFRKGGPDDEAFLVRVYGSTRLEELALTEWGEAQRDAFLTMQFTAQSAHYRQYYPEGEHLIILVDGEPVGRLYVSNNEEEIRILDITVLPRHRSAGIGTPIVRELMAEAAALGKPLSVYVESYNRSRGLFERLGFVKSGEQGYSYLLEWRP, from the coding sequence ATGGAAATAGGGTCCAAACAAATCTCGCTCGACCAGTTGCGGGTGGCGACCTTTAGAAAAGGAGGCCCGGACGATGAGGCTTTTCTGGTCAGGGTTTATGGGAGCACGCGACTGGAAGAACTGGCATTGACTGAATGGGGCGAGGCGCAGCGAGATGCTTTCCTCACGATGCAATTCACCGCTCAGTCAGCTCACTATCGCCAGTATTATCCTGAAGGCGAGCACCTGATCATTCTCGTTGACGGCGAGCCGGTGGGCCGGCTGTATGTATCAAACAACGAAGAAGAGATAAGGATCCTTGACATAACCGTTCTTCCACGACATCGAAGCGCCGGAATAGGAACGCCCATCGTCAGAGAACTGATGGCTGAAGCGGCCGCGCTGGGCAAGCCCCTCAGTGTCTATGTTGAGAGCTACAATCGGTCGCGTGGGCTGTTCGAGCGATTGGGCTTCGTGAAATCAGGCGAGCAAGGCTATAGCTACCTTCTGGAATGGCGCCCATAA
- a CDS encoding GNAT family N-acetyltransferase, with product MTQDRKPAPITLRPAVPDDEAFLYELYCSTRTEEIAAWGWHPSQQEMFLRLQFTAQRRHYEIAFPGADHQIILCKDRRAGRILVFRSEREIRLVDVSLLPDERGRGIGGALVSALIEEARAEDKPVTLHVAKVNRAAGLYRRLGFSITADLATDYKMAWQIERATSGG from the coding sequence ATGACTCAGGATCGAAAGCCCGCGCCAATCACTCTGCGGCCTGCTGTTCCTGACGACGAAGCTTTTCTCTATGAATTGTATTGCAGCACGCGAACCGAGGAGATCGCCGCCTGGGGATGGCATCCGTCTCAGCAGGAGATGTTCCTGAGATTGCAGTTCACAGCCCAGCGGCGACACTACGAGATCGCGTTTCCGGGGGCCGATCACCAGATTATTCTCTGCAAGGATCGGCGTGCCGGCCGTATCCTGGTGTTCCGCTCGGAACGAGAGATCCGGCTCGTCGATGTGTCGCTTCTGCCCGACGAACGCGGGCGCGGTATTGGAGGCGCGTTGGTCTCGGCGCTGATTGAAGAGGCGCGAGCCGAGGACAAGCCGGTGACCCTCCACGTTGCTAAAGTCAATCGGGCTGCCGGGCTCTATAGGCGACTCGGGTTTTCGATAACTGCCGACTTGGCGACGGACTACAAGATGGCGTGGCAGATCGAGCGAGCTACATCAGGAGGTTGA
- the polA gene encoding DNA polymerase I yields the protein MPQSQTKRLFLVDGMSQIYRAYYALPSLSNSRGLPTNAVYGFTMMLRKLITSEKPDYLGVAFDSPERTFRHDAYESYKATRTKMPDDLTLQIPYIARLSEALRVPIVRESGYEADDIIGTLAAQAERAGLDVVIVTNDKDMNQLVTDHVKILRTERTGEMKMVDAAGVEEKMGVPPHQVVELLGLWGDTIDNIPGAPGIGEKGAKQIIQQYGAIENAIAHADEISRKTYRESLKNNVDLIRQSRELVRIACEMPIELDLNSLIYESPDRRAAYQLFSELEFAQLSKEFSDAAENGKAAATVAVRESGKASYSRISTPAELDRFIESLWTKDRFGLSIAERNGAVCGVAIAPEEMKASYIDLDRFDVKFDAKHDPLLKLKEVLENGLIRKAIHDWKGALTLLDRCVRRREMSDAPLMAFANECDGGIRDFIPAIRIDGVEDDTLIAAYLLDPNRANYRPQDLAREFLGLEMAAAIEGWDEDAARALQTADLTLQLTSVLGDKIKEMGLDKVYREIELPLVEILFDMERIGVRIDLAALEKAGGEMEKELARLTEEIYKLAGQEFNINSPAQLGDIFEKLNFEVGRKTKTGKISTSVDVLEELALKYELPQKIIDYREIAKLKNTYVDALPKLIDAHSGRVHTTLNQAVSATGRLSSTNPNLQNIPIRSELGRRIRAAFVASPGYQLMSADYSQIELRVFAHVTSDPVMTEAFKRGEDIHARTARDVFGATTKQEESDARRLAKIVNFAIPYVIGPFGLAQRTGLTRAQAKKVIEDYYQTYTGVRHYMEETPKQVRESGVVRTIFGRIRPIPDINNRSHALRARAEREAINAPIQGTAADLVKVAMIRVYERLRREKLGARMILQVHDELLLEVPEIEIDRATEVVRAEMESVFPLAVPLVVDVGVGRNWMEAKP from the coding sequence ATGCCCCAGTCCCAAACGAAGCGGCTGTTCCTGGTAGACGGGATGTCGCAGATCTATCGCGCCTATTACGCGCTCCCAAGCCTCTCAAATTCGCGCGGCCTTCCGACGAATGCGGTCTACGGCTTTACGATGATGCTGCGCAAACTCATCACATCCGAGAAACCTGACTACCTCGGCGTCGCTTTCGATTCGCCCGAGCGCACGTTTCGTCACGACGCGTATGAATCCTACAAGGCGACTCGAACCAAGATGCCCGACGACCTGACCCTGCAGATTCCATACATCGCGCGGCTGTCCGAAGCATTGCGCGTCCCGATCGTTCGCGAGTCCGGCTACGAAGCGGACGACATCATCGGCACGCTCGCGGCTCAAGCAGAACGCGCCGGCCTCGACGTGGTCATTGTCACCAACGATAAGGACATGAACCAGTTGGTCACCGATCACGTGAAGATTCTACGCACCGAGCGGACCGGTGAAATGAAAATGGTGGACGCCGCGGGAGTCGAGGAAAAGATGGGCGTGCCTCCGCATCAGGTAGTCGAGCTGCTGGGCTTGTGGGGCGATACGATAGACAACATCCCGGGCGCGCCGGGCATCGGCGAAAAAGGCGCGAAGCAAATCATCCAACAATACGGCGCCATCGAAAACGCCATCGCTCACGCGGATGAGATTTCGCGAAAGACTTATCGCGAGAGCCTTAAGAACAACGTCGATTTGATACGCCAGTCGCGAGAGCTTGTGAGAATCGCCTGCGAAATGCCGATCGAGCTGGATCTGAATTCATTGATCTACGAGTCCCCCGATCGGCGAGCCGCTTACCAGTTGTTCTCCGAGCTCGAGTTCGCCCAACTCAGCAAGGAATTCTCTGACGCCGCGGAAAATGGGAAAGCCGCGGCGACCGTCGCCGTGCGCGAGTCGGGAAAGGCAAGCTACTCACGCATCAGCACACCAGCGGAGCTGGATCGCTTTATTGAATCGCTTTGGACGAAAGACCGGTTCGGGCTGTCGATCGCCGAGCGCAACGGTGCGGTGTGCGGCGTCGCGATCGCGCCCGAGGAAATGAAAGCCTCATACATCGACCTTGATAGGTTCGACGTCAAGTTCGACGCGAAACATGACCCGCTTCTTAAGCTGAAGGAGGTGCTCGAGAATGGTCTCATTAGGAAAGCGATTCACGATTGGAAGGGCGCGCTAACCTTGCTTGACCGCTGCGTCCGCCGGCGAGAAATGAGCGATGCTCCGTTGATGGCGTTCGCAAACGAATGCGACGGCGGGATTCGGGATTTCATTCCGGCGATTCGCATCGACGGCGTTGAAGACGACACTCTAATCGCCGCCTACCTGCTGGATCCTAATCGAGCCAACTACCGGCCGCAGGACCTCGCGCGCGAATTCCTCGGGCTGGAGATGGCCGCCGCCATCGAAGGCTGGGACGAGGACGCCGCGCGCGCGCTTCAGACCGCGGATCTGACGCTGCAACTGACGAGCGTTTTGGGCGACAAGATTAAAGAGATGGGGCTGGACAAGGTCTATCGCGAGATCGAGCTGCCGCTGGTGGAGATTCTCTTCGACATGGAGCGGATAGGCGTGCGCATCGATCTTGCGGCGCTCGAGAAAGCAGGCGGCGAGATGGAGAAGGAACTCGCGCGGCTGACGGAAGAGATCTACAAGCTCGCGGGACAGGAGTTCAATATCAATTCTCCCGCGCAGCTTGGCGACATTTTCGAGAAGCTCAACTTTGAAGTTGGCCGCAAGACGAAGACCGGGAAGATATCGACCTCGGTGGATGTGCTGGAAGAGCTGGCTCTCAAGTACGAGTTGCCGCAAAAGATCATCGACTACCGAGAGATCGCCAAGCTCAAGAATACCTACGTCGATGCGCTTCCGAAGCTGATCGATGCACACTCCGGGCGCGTGCATACGACCTTGAATCAAGCAGTATCGGCCACCGGAAGATTGTCGTCGACCAATCCGAACCTTCAGAACATTCCGATCAGGTCCGAGCTTGGCCGCCGAATTCGCGCCGCGTTCGTCGCGTCGCCCGGATATCAGTTGATGTCGGCCGACTACTCGCAGATCGAGCTCCGAGTGTTCGCGCACGTAACAAGCGACCCGGTTATGACCGAAGCCTTCAAGCGCGGCGAAGACATTCATGCTCGCACTGCCCGCGATGTGTTCGGCGCAACCACGAAACAGGAAGAGTCAGACGCGCGCAGGCTTGCGAAGATAGTCAACTTCGCCATCCCGTACGTCATCGGTCCGTTCGGTCTTGCGCAGCGCACCGGCTTGACGCGCGCTCAGGCGAAGAAAGTCATTGAAGACTACTATCAGACCTACACGGGTGTTCGACACTACATGGAGGAGACGCCCAAACAGGTGCGCGAGAGTGGGGTAGTGCGAACGATCTTCGGCCGAATTCGCCCGATACCCGACATCAACAATCGCAGTCACGCATTGCGCGCGAGGGCGGAACGCGAAGCCATCAACGCGCCGATTCAAGGCACGGCCGCCGATCTGGTGAAGGTCGCGATGATCCGTGTATACGAACGGCTTCGCCGCGAGAAGCTCGGGGCTCGAATGATCCTTCAGGTTCACGACGAGTTGTTGCTTGAAGTTCCCGAGATTGAAATCGATCGCGCGACCGAGGTCGTTCGAGCCGAGATGGAGTCGGTCTTTCCTCTGGCGGTGCCGCTTGTGGTTGATGTCGGAGTGGGCCGCAACTGGATGGAAGCGAAGCCTTAA
- the mscL gene encoding large conductance mechanosensitive channel protein MscL produces the protein MLKEFKEFGMRGNVLDLAIGIIIGVAFGKIISSFVIDVLMPPIGLLLGKVDFSNLYINLSGAHYDTLAAAKEAGAATINYGLFLGAVIDFLIVAFVIFLLVKQINRMKRKQVEEPPAARECAFCLSSIPIKATRCPHCTSDLKTASA, from the coding sequence ATGTTAAAGGAGTTCAAAGAGTTTGGCATGCGCGGCAACGTGTTGGACCTGGCGATCGGCATCATCATCGGCGTCGCGTTTGGAAAAATCATCTCGTCGTTTGTAATCGACGTATTGATGCCGCCGATAGGGTTGTTGCTGGGCAAGGTGGATTTCAGCAATCTGTACATAAACCTGTCGGGTGCCCACTACGATACGCTGGCGGCGGCAAAGGAAGCGGGCGCGGCGACGATCAACTACGGCCTCTTTCTTGGAGCCGTGATTGATTTTTTGATCGTCGCCTTTGTGATCTTCCTCCTGGTTAAGCAGATCAACAGGATGAAACGCAAGCAGGTCGAGGAACCGCCGGCGGCCAGGGAATGCGCATTCTGCCTTTCCAGCATTCCGATCAAGGCCACGCGATGCCCGCACTGCACGTCTGACCTGAAGACAGCCTCGGCATGA
- a CDS encoding PAS domain S-box protein codes for MKQDRQADLELREASQLQQAILDAANYTIISTSPDGVIRTLNAAAERWLGYSAEEVAGKTTPAIFHEPEEIERRARELSEELGVAIEPGFEVFVAKARLGIPDENEWTYVRKDGSRFPVRLSVTALLDAEGKITGFLGIGRDITARKRAEQALRDSEKRYRDLVENSLGLIGAHDMEGRFLMSNPAVARSLGYQPSEMAGRHMTDFLASSVRRFFGDYLDRIRQNGTDSGLLKMLTRDGEERIWEYRNVRYDEPGKPSYVLAHAHDITDRKRAERRLAVQYAASRILAESTTFREAAPKILQDICESLGWGTGALWIVDRGANVLRYVEGWEAPSVNVEEFRSISRQTVFQPGVGLPGRVWASGQPHWIADVTTDDNFPRWPIAAKEGLHAALGFPIVLRGEVLGVMEFFSQWIQKPDKDLLEMMSSIGSQIGQFAERKQAEKELRESEAQLQAILDNSTAVIYLKDVQGRYVLINRRFETLFHVTKREVAGKTDYDIFPREMAEAFRANDLAVLEAGAPLESEEIAPHEDGPHTYLSIKVPLRDSAGVPYAICGISTDITERKGMEADVAKARDVALESARLKAEFLANMSHEIRTPMNAVIGMTGLLLDTNLTAGQREYAETVRSSAEALLTLINDILDFSKIEAGKLTFEKMDFDLRNAVEGAVDLVAEAAQAKGVELFSLVYSDVPTQLRGDPGRLRQVLTNLLSNAIKFTEQGEVIVRATKESEIGSSIVLRFAVSDSGIGIPEEAQRRIFEAFSQADGSTTRRYGGTGLGLAISRQLVEMMGGQIDVESAPGKGSTFWFTARFERQPEDSARPQPPRANLEAVRVLVVDDNATNRKLVHEQITSWGMRNGTAENGEQALAVLRDEAAAGDPYFIAILDMQMPEMDGLMLSRAIKSDPAIAGTRLLMMTSLGRRDDAAIREAGVELCLTKPVKQSHLFDCLATLVGDRVFQEPPRQGLPAQISHEGREPLRILVAEDNIVNQKVALRQLQRLGYAADGVANGLEVLDALERIHYDVVLMDCQMPEMDGYEATRQIRRREGDLRHTTVIAMTANALESDRQKCLAAGMDDYISKPVKQDVLSAMLERWTRGLPQPSGPEESDLSESARVIDSRVIAELRAIPAPADSDFFGNLIDLFIEESPKRLAAMRAALGRESATQLAREAHALKGSSANLGATRMTALCELLEEQGRGGSTGGAPALLSVLEEEFDRVRKALESEKTS; via the coding sequence ATGAAACAAGACAGGCAGGCCGATCTGGAGTTGCGCGAAGCGAGCCAGCTCCAGCAGGCAATCCTCGACGCCGCCAACTACACGATCATATCGACGTCGCCCGATGGGGTGATCCGCACGTTGAACGCCGCGGCCGAACGCTGGCTGGGTTATTCCGCGGAAGAGGTAGCCGGCAAAACAACGCCGGCCATCTTCCACGAGCCCGAAGAAATTGAGCGGCGGGCGCGAGAACTCTCCGAGGAGCTTGGCGTTGCAATCGAGCCCGGCTTCGAGGTCTTCGTCGCCAAGGCTCGGCTCGGAATTCCTGATGAAAACGAATGGACGTATGTGAGGAAGGACGGCAGCCGCTTTCCGGTGCGGTTGTCGGTGACCGCGCTGCTGGATGCCGAGGGAAAGATCACGGGATTTCTCGGAATCGGTCGCGACATCACGGCGCGCAAACGGGCTGAGCAGGCGTTGCGCGACAGCGAGAAGCGCTATCGCGACCTGGTGGAGAACTCTCTGGGCTTGATCGGCGCTCACGACATGGAAGGCCGCTTTCTGATGAGCAACCCGGCTGTTGCGAGATCACTCGGATACCAGCCGTCGGAGATGGCCGGCAGGCACATGACCGACTTTCTCGCGTCGTCCGTGCGCAGATTTTTCGGCGACTACCTCGACCGCATCCGCCAGAATGGAACCGATAGCGGGCTCCTCAAGATGCTGACCAGAGACGGCGAGGAGCGCATATGGGAGTACCGGAACGTTCGATACGATGAACCGGGAAAACCCTCTTACGTTCTGGCCCATGCTCACGACATAACCGACCGCAAACGGGCAGAGCGCCGCCTGGCCGTGCAGTATGCCGCGTCGCGAATACTGGCCGAGTCGACGACGTTCCGTGAAGCTGCGCCGAAGATACTCCAGGATATCTGCGAGAGCCTTGGTTGGGGAACGGGCGCGCTCTGGATAGTTGATCGAGGCGCAAATGTGCTGCGCTACGTCGAAGGCTGGGAAGCGCCTTCGGTAAACGTCGAAGAGTTCAGATCGATAAGCCGGCAAACCGTCTTTCAACCTGGCGTAGGGCTGCCGGGACGCGTATGGGCGAGCGGCCAACCACATTGGATCGCCGACGTCACCACGGACGACAACTTTCCTCGCTGGCCCATCGCCGCTAAAGAGGGGCTGCACGCGGCGCTCGGTTTCCCAATCGTCCTGAGGGGCGAAGTTCTCGGCGTCATGGAATTCTTCAGCCAGTGGATCCAAAAGCCCGACAAGGATCTGCTCGAGATGATGTCGAGTATCGGCAGCCAGATCGGCCAATTCGCCGAACGCAAGCAAGCCGAGAAGGAACTGAGAGAGAGCGAGGCGCAGCTTCAAGCGATACTGGACAACTCTACCGCGGTCATCTATCTCAAGGACGTGCAAGGCCGCTACGTCTTGATCAATCGGAGATTCGAGACGTTGTTTCACGTCACCAAGCGAGAGGTCGCCGGGAAAACCGACTACGACATCTTCCCGCGCGAGATGGCCGAGGCATTCCGAGCGAATGATCTCGCAGTGCTCGAAGCCGGGGCTCCGCTTGAATCGGAAGAGATAGCCCCGCACGAAGACGGTCCGCACACCTACCTTTCAATCAAAGTCCCGCTGCGAGATTCCGCTGGAGTTCCCTACGCGATCTGCGGCATCTCGACTGACATCACTGAGCGCAAGGGCATGGAAGCCGATGTGGCTAAGGCTCGTGACGTCGCGCTGGAGTCAGCGCGTTTGAAAGCAGAGTTCCTGGCCAATATGAGCCATGAAATCCGCACCCCGATGAATGCTGTCATCGGAATGACCGGACTGCTGCTTGACACGAACCTGACTGCCGGGCAGCGCGAGTACGCTGAAACTGTCCGGTCGAGCGCCGAGGCTTTGCTCACACTCATAAACGACATCCTCGACTTCTCGAAGATCGAGGCGGGAAAACTGACCTTCGAGAAGATGGATTTTGATCTGCGCAACGCGGTCGAAGGCGCGGTTGATCTAGTGGCAGAAGCAGCGCAAGCAAAAGGCGTCGAGCTTTTCTCGCTGGTCTACAGCGACGTGCCGACTCAGCTTCGCGGCGATCCCGGCCGGCTTCGCCAGGTGCTGACAAACCTGCTGAGCAACGCGATCAAGTTCACCGAGCAAGGCGAAGTCATCGTGCGCGCGACCAAAGAGAGCGAAATCGGATCGAGCATCGTTCTGCGCTTTGCCGTCAGCGACAGCGGCATTGGCATCCCTGAAGAAGCGCAGCGAAGAATCTTCGAGGCTTTCTCGCAAGCTGACGGCTCCACCACGCGCAGGTATGGCGGCACCGGTCTGGGGCTTGCAATTTCCAGGCAGCTTGTCGAGATGATGGGCGGGCAGATTGACGTCGAGAGCGCCCCGGGCAAAGGCTCGACATTCTGGTTCACCGCAAGGTTTGAAAGGCAACCCGAAGACAGCGCACGGCCCCAGCCTCCGAGAGCGAATCTGGAAGCAGTGCGAGTGCTGGTGGTCGACGACAACGCGACTAATCGAAAGCTGGTTCATGAACAGATTACTTCGTGGGGAATGCGCAATGGCACTGCGGAAAACGGCGAGCAAGCGCTTGCCGTCTTGCGAGATGAGGCTGCCGCCGGAGACCCTTACTTTATCGCCATCCTGGACATGCAGATGCCCGAGATGGACGGTCTGATGCTGAGCCGGGCGATCAAATCGGATCCCGCCATAGCCGGAACGCGGCTCCTGATGATGACATCGCTGGGACGCCGCGACGATGCAGCGATTCGCGAAGCAGGCGTCGAACTCTGTCTCACCAAACCGGTCAAACAGTCGCATTTGTTCGACTGTCTCGCCACGCTGGTTGGCGATCGCGTTTTCCAAGAGCCGCCTCGTCAGGGACTCCCCGCTCAGATCTCACACGAGGGGCGTGAGCCGCTTCGCATACTTGTCGCCGAAGACAACATCGTCAACCAGAAGGTGGCGCTGCGTCAGCTTCAGCGGCTGGGCTACGCCGCCGACGGCGTAGCGAATGGCCTGGAAGTCCTCGACGCGCTCGAGCGGATTCACTACGACGTCGTGTTGATGGATTGCCAGATGCCTGAGATGGATGGCTATGAGGCCACCAGACAGATACGCCGGCGCGAAGGCGATTTGCGGCATACGACCGTCATTGCGATGACCGCAAACGCGCTGGAAAGCGATCGCCAGAAGTGCCTCGCCGCTGGGATGGACGACTACATCAGCAAGCCCGTCAAACAGGATGTACTCTCGGCAATGCTTGAACGCTGGACTCGCGGTCTGCCGCAACCATCGGGGCCTGAAGAGTCCGACTTAAGCGAATCCGCCAGAGTAATCGACTCGAGAGTGATCGCCGAGCTGCGCGCGATTCCTGCCCCGGCAGACTCTGACTTCTTCGGAAACCTGATTGATCTGTTCATCGAGGAATCGCCGAAGCGTCTGGCGGCAATGCGCGCGGCGCTCGGGCGAGAAAGCGCGACACAACTCGCGCGCGAGGCTCACGCACTGAAGGGAAGCAGCGCGAATCTCGGTGCTACGCGGATGACCGCGCTGTGCGAGCTTCTCGAAGAGCAAGGCCGCGGCGGGTCGACCGGCGGAGCGCCCGCGCTGCTGTCGGTGTTGGAGGAAGAATTCGACCGCGTCCGGAAGGCTCTCGAGTCGGAAAAGACATCCTAG
- a CDS encoding sigma-70 family RNA polymerase sigma factor, whose translation MTVDEFQHAFESEIEGLLARIERRYSVTDAEVTCAVHASARKYLADALDKTSSNPGPSEESRKAAAEFLASLNADDLCLATACAKGDDAAWEDFFREYRSYLVSIARTMTQDAGAAEQLADSTFAELYGLRESAGARISKFSFYSGRGSLRGWLRAVVFQLSADHHRQSSRLVQTEEPEDMDRLAHAAEKLERRPAPTLEYVRERYRDAVAQSLRRAMADLEPRERLLLAYYYYDEMTLRQIGNLFDVHEATISRWLTKVQKRVRKLVEKGLARDHRFNRREVAEAIELAAEQMDITVGDYLLESVSADRKRERPAETAGGAIAQR comes from the coding sequence ATGACTGTTGATGAGTTTCAGCACGCGTTTGAAAGCGAGATCGAAGGTCTTCTTGCGCGCATCGAACGCCGGTACTCGGTCACCGACGCGGAGGTGACCTGCGCGGTGCATGCGTCCGCCAGGAAGTATCTCGCAGACGCTCTGGATAAAACGTCGAGCAATCCAGGGCCGAGCGAAGAGTCGCGTAAAGCGGCCGCCGAGTTTCTGGCCTCGCTCAACGCCGATGACCTTTGCCTGGCGACAGCATGCGCCAAAGGGGATGACGCTGCGTGGGAAGATTTCTTTCGCGAGTATCGCAGCTATCTGGTCAGCATCGCGCGAACAATGACCCAGGACGCGGGCGCCGCGGAACAACTCGCCGATTCGACCTTCGCCGAGTTGTACGGACTTCGCGAATCGGCCGGCGCCAGGATCAGCAAGTTTTCGTTTTACTCAGGTCGAGGATCGTTGCGCGGCTGGCTTCGCGCGGTGGTTTTTCAGTTGTCCGCCGATCATCATCGGCAGTCCAGCCGGCTGGTCCAGACCGAAGAGCCTGAGGACATGGATCGCCTGGCTCACGCAGCCGAGAAGCTGGAGCGCCGGCCTGCGCCGACCCTTGAATACGTGCGCGAACGCTATCGTGATGCGGTCGCCCAATCGCTTCGCCGCGCGATGGCCGATCTCGAACCACGCGAAAGGCTGCTGCTGGCCTACTACTATTACGACGAGATGACGCTTCGGCAGATCGGGAATCTGTTCGACGTTCACGAGGCGACAATCAGCCGCTGGCTGACGAAGGTGCAAAAGCGCGTGCGCAAGCTCGTCGAAAAGGGGCTGGCGCGGGACCATCGCTTCAATCGGCGCGAGGTCGCCGAAGCCATCGAGCTTGCGGCCGAGCAGATGGACATAACTGTCGGCGACTACCTTCTGGAATCCGTTTCCGCGGACCGCAAACGCGAGCGCCCCGCCGAGACCGCTGGTGGCGCAATCGCCCAGAGATGA